A window of Sandaracinaceae bacterium genomic DNA:
TGGAGCCCGATCTGTCGGTGACGCGCGTCGCGCCGTCGCTGCGCGAGCTGCGCGTCATGGCTGCGGAGGCCGACGCGTTGAGCGGGGTCGAGGCGGCGACGGCGCCCTCGCTCTGGCTCCGTGGTCGATTCCCGGAGCGGCTGCGCATCCACCAGGCCGTGGAGGACCTCCACGTCCTCGACTGCCGGGGGCTCCGCTCGCTCGTGCTCCCGGACGGCGCCGCGATGAGGCGGATACGGCAGTGGTACGCGTCCGAGCCCACCGCGCTCTCGGCCGGCGAGCTGCCCGCGCTGCGCGAGCTGCACCTGACGCCCTTCGATCACGAGGACCTGACGCCGCTCGCGGGCGCGACGGCGCTCACCGTGCTGCGCGTGGGCGGCGCGAAGCTGCGCTCGCTGAGCGGGCTGCCGCGCCCGGAGCAGCTCGAGGAGCTCTCCGTCGCGGACGCGAACATCGCCTGGGACGCGCTGGCGGAGGCGCGCTCACTCCACACCTTCTCCGCCGGCACCTCGAACTGGTGGGACGCGGTCCCGATCCTCGAGTCGCTCCCCGACCTCCGCACGGTCCGGCTCGATGGCGCCAACGTCGAGGACACCCACGCGCTCCGCAACCTCCACCAGGTGACCAACCTGTCGATGGTGGGCTGCACGGGATTCCTCCAGGTCGACTGGCTGGGGCACCTCTCGAGCCTGGAGACGCTCGACCTGAGCCGGACGGGGATGACGCGCCGCGATCTGCCCTCGTCGCTCCGCGCTCGCGGCGTCCGCGTCACGCTCTGAGGATCGGCGCGCTCAGAGCTGCGCTGCGACCTGATTGACGATGTCTTGCGCGACCGCCTGGATGCGCCCGCCGCGGTCGCCGCCGCGGATCGTCGTGCTGTCGGTGTCGAACTGGGCCAGGACGTTCTGCGCGGGATCGAGCACCTGCACTACCGCGTGCATCCGGGTCGGGCCCCAGCGCCCGGAGCGGAACTGCGTGAGGATCACGCGCACGAACGGGCCCTGGCCCGCCGGGTAGCTCGCGCGCAGCGCCGCCGCCATGTGGCCCGGCACCTGATACCGATCGAGCAGCCTGAGCCGGTCGCCCGGGATCTGGTTGCCGTAGACGACCTCGAAGCCCGACACGACGATCTGTCGGGAGGGGACGGGCGGGCGCACGTGGAAGCTCGCGCACGCGCTCAGCGTGAGCATCGAGGCCAGACCGAGGAGGACGACGAAGGTCGCTCGCTTCATGCGCTCGACCCTACACGTTCCGCGCGACGTGAGGCGAGCGCCACGGGACCTCACGGGCCGAGCCGTCGGAGATCCGCGGGTCAGTGATCGAGCACCGCGCGCCGCGCGAAGGCGCCGGGTGGCTCGCCGCGCCAGCGTCGAAACGCGCGATGAAAGGCGCCGCGCTCTCCGTACGACACGCGTTGCGCCACCTCGTCGACGGGCACGCCCGCCCGGAGCAGCTCCTCCGCGCGCTCGCAGCGCGCACGGTCGGAGAGCGAGCGGAAGCTCTCGCCTTCGTCGCGCAGCCGCCGCTGGAGCGTACGGAAGGAGACCCCCAGCGCCTCCGCGACGCCCGCGCCGGAGAGCGCGTCGGCGTCGATGCACTGGCGGACGACCGCGAGCGCCCGCTCCGCCCACGAGCGCGGCGCGAGCTGGGCCGCGTCCGCCGCGGCCAGCGCGCAGAAGTGGGCGTGCATGCCCGGGTGCGCGCGCACGCACGGCGCGTCGAGGGTCCGGGTCGAGAGCACGATCGCGTCGCGAGCTCCGCGGCTCGGGCGACAGCCGGTCAGGCGCTCGAGCGAGCGCGGGGCCAGCGCCGGCTCGCGGGTCGTCAGCGCGAGCACCCGCGGCGGGACGGTCGCGGCCTGGCGCAGGCAGGCGAAGAACTGCGCCATCGCCGCCTCGTCCGAGAGGCGCCGCCCCAGGCGCGTGGTGCGCGGGCGGTCGAGCACCAGGGTGACGCGCTCGTCGCCGCGCTCCACCCGCCACGCGCCGTCGCTGCTGACCAGGGCGTAGCAGCGGGCCGCGGCGTCGAGCCCGTCGAGCGCGGTCGGCGCGGTCATCGCGGCGAAGCCCAGCAGGCCCAGCTCGTCGAGCGCGATGCCGAGGCTCACCTCCTCCACGATCTTCTCGCCGCTCGCGCGATAGGCCTCCTCCCACGCCCGGTAGAGTCGGGACGCGGAGACGCGCGGGCTCGACGGCGCCGGAGCGGGCGGGGCCGCGCCGAGCTTCGCGGCGGCCCGGGTGACGCGGCCGAGGGCCAGCGATTGCACAGTTTGGCTCAGGTCAGGCATGGGAGGGCTGGCAATGCAGGTCCGGTGCCGCGTGTCGCGAACCGCCCGATCGCTGTCGCGAACCGCCCTGGGGCGGGGCGCTGGCGATGCGTACTCCGAGAGCAGGAGGTTCCGAATGTTCACCAAGACTCACATGCTTCTCTTGCTCTCGTACGCGCTCGCCATGACCGGGTGTGACTGTCACGACGCGCCCGGCCAGGACCCCGATCCGGACGGCGGCGTCACCACGGACGCCGGCCCGGTCGAGCCGCCCTGGCCTTCGCTGATGGCGGCCGAGGGCGGAGGCCTCGTGCCGCCCGACCTCGACTGCCTCGGCCGCGAGCGCGCGCCCGTCGCTGGCCGATCGGTCGAGACGTCGAGCCCCGTCGTGCCCTTCGGCGCGCCGCCCAGCGTGACGCTGCCGGGCGTGCCCGCGCGCTTCTTCCTCGAGGACCGCGCGAGCGAGACGTGCGCGGCACCGGGCTGCGTGGCGACGCTGACCGACGACGCGGGCGTGGCCACCGCGATGCTCCCCGACGGGGCCTGGGTCACGACCGAGGTGCCGGAGCTGAACGGCCCCGACCCGATGCGCTCCTTCATGCGCACCCTCGAGATGCACTGGAAGGTGGGCGCCGAGGACACCATCAACACCCTCAATCGCGGCACCATCGCGGGCTTCGAGGCGCAGCTGGAGCGCTCGCTCGATCCCGCGCGCGGCATCGCGGCGGGTCGCGTGCTCGACTGCCAGGGTCGGGCTCTCTCGGAAGCCAGGTTGCGGTACTTCGCCGCCGACGGCGCGGAGATCACCGACGCGACGCTGGTCTACTTCGACGGCATGCTGCCGCCCGGCCTCGACCCCAGCGCGGAGGCGACGTCGAGCGACGGCCGCTACGCCGGGCTCGACGTCCCGCCCACCGCGACCCGTGTGGAGGCATGGGGCTCCCTCGACGGCTCCGCGCCGAGCCCGATCGCGTGTGAGCCGCTGCAGGTGGAGCCGGATACGCTGACCGTCCTGGTCCTCCGCCCGACGCGCGCCGACGCCCCGCCCGCTTGCGCGCGGCGCTGAGCGCGCTCCCAGCCGAAGACGCTGCGCGCTCGCCCGCCGGCGGGTCGCGCGGCGTTCTTCTGCGTTCAGTCCCCGTGCAGCCGGCTCCACGCCGCGTTGGCGGAACAACGCGGGCGGGGCCGGGTTCTCTCTCCGTGACCGAGCTCGCCCTCCTCGTCGGCCTCGCGCTCTGTGCGCTGGTCGTGGTGTTGTTCGTCGCTCAGCGAAGGCGCCGGTTCGCGCTCTGGGAGTCGGTCCGGTTCGCGTGGGGGCAGGGGCGGCGGACGGACCGCGAGGGGCGGGCGCTGGACGCGTGGCCGCGTCGGCTCGGCGACGTCGACGACGCGACCTGGGCCGACCTCGAGATGGACCGGGTCTTCGCGTGGGCCGACCGGACGCTCACCGCGCTCGGGGCACAGACGCTCTACGCCTGGCTGCGCCGCCCCGGGGAGGTCACGCGGCGTCGCGCGCTCGCGGAGAGGGTCGCGGCGAACGACGAGGCGCGCGCGTCGGCGCAGACTCCGCTCGCGGCGCT
This region includes:
- a CDS encoding helix-turn-helix domain-containing protein; the protein is MPDLSQTVQSLALGRVTRAAAKLGAAPPAPAPSSPRVSASRLYRAWEEAYRASGEKIVEEVSLGIALDELGLLGFAAMTAPTALDGLDAAARCYALVSSDGAWRVERGDERVTLVLDRPRTTRLGRRLSDEAAMAQFFACLRQAATVPPRVLALTTREPALAPRSLERLTGCRPSRGARDAIVLSTRTLDAPCVRAHPGMHAHFCALAAADAAQLAPRSWAERALAVVRQCIDADALSGAGVAEALGVSFRTLQRRLRDEGESFRSLSDRARCERAEELLRAGVPVDEVAQRVSYGERGAFHRAFRRWRGEPPGAFARRAVLDH